In Raphanus sativus cultivar WK10039 unplaced genomic scaffold, ASM80110v3 Scaffold2681, whole genome shotgun sequence, a single window of DNA contains:
- the LOC130505898 gene encoding mediator of RNA polymerase II transcription subunit 9-like yields the protein MEESNQQHQLFLQMQQQQQMQQRQQQLFLMQHLQRQQQQQQQQAAAMSRLPSNTTNNSHLLAPPGLIQNRPVNPSFLNPNQRPMMMMMMTQPQPQQQQQEKKPPMMRALNQTELQFAYQDAWRVCHPDFKRPFASLEDACERLLPYHVVADYEAEEDEMILHSDTTTPTSQTVSRSQQWDDNIAEKVGEFTETFEKQVEAFNAITQKRRGGELRTEERLVVEQLLLVDERNACIEVKSELDREMKAHEARLRMAAMAQAGQVMGHNPLRGNAFGNFGEQQQQQQGRYMNPDEMMMRMRGFMNSNNSQREDKEPVEDFLNDEETGRHGNWRGNGEFDLNTR from the exons ATGGAGGAATCGAATCAACAACACCAGCTCTTCCTCCAaatgcagcagcagcaacaaatGCAGCAGCGTCAGCAACAGCTCTTTCTGATGCAGCATCTCCAGagacaacaacagcaacaacaacaacaggcGGCCGCCATGTCGAGGCTCCCCTCGAATACTACCAACAACTCTCATCTTCTCGCTCCTCCCGGTTTAATCCAGAACCGACCGGTTAACCCGTCTTTTCTAAACCCTAACCAGAGaccgatgatgatgatgatgatgacgcaACCACAGCCACAACAGCAGCAACAAGAGAAGAAGCCGCCGATGATGCGTGCGTTGAATCAAACGGAGTTACAGTTCGCTTACCAAGACGCTTGGCGTGTCTGCCATCCTGATTTCAAGCGACCTTTCGCTTCTCTCGAAGACGCTTGCGAAAG GTTGTTACCTTATCACGTCGTAGCAGACTACGAAGCAGAGGAAGACGAGATGATCCTCCATTCAGACACAACAACACCGACAAGCCAGACGGTGTCTCGGAGTCAGCAATGGGACGACAACATTGCAGAGAAAGTGGGCGAGTTCACGGAGACGTTTGAGAAGCAAGTCGAAGCTTTCAACGCAATAACTCAAAAGAGGAGGGGTGGTGAATTGAGAACCGAGGAGAGGTTGGTTGTTGAGCAGCTTTTGCTCGTGGATGAGAGGAATGCGTGTATTGAGGTGAAGTCTGAGCTGGATAGAGAGATGAAGGCTCATGAGGCGAGGTTGAGAATGGCGGCTATGGCTCAAGCGGGACAAGTGATGGGTCATAATCCGTTGAGAGGTAATGCGTTTGGGAACTTTGGAGAACAACAACAGCAGCAACAGGGACGGTACATGAACCCTGAtgagatgatgatgaggatgcGTGGTTTTATGAATAGTAATAATAGTCAGAGAGAAGATAAGGAGCCAGTAGAAGACTTCTTGAATGATGAAGAAACTGGTCGACATGGGAACTGGAGAGGGAATGGTGAATTTGATTTGAATACTCGGTAA